The DNA segment TATTTACTGGTTTCTAAAATTAGAATAAAACTTGCCCTCTGAACCATCCCCAGAGAAGGCTATAAGAGTCAAAAATTGAAATGTCTCTTGATGTTCTGTGGAAACCTGGGGTCTCCCACACCCAGTGGAGCAGAACCTTCCCCAACAACCTACAAGGCTCCTTCCTAGGTTCGGAAAATTTGCCCATCAGCCTCCCTGCAAGCAAAATCTGCTTGAGATTACTTCCTGAAACTTGTCCAGCTTCAAATACTTGAGAAATCTTAAGCGGAAATTCTTTGTAATGCAAGCCGGTGACATAGCAAAGACCCCAAACACCTTTCACGGGTTCAAGAAAGAGAAGAGTCTTCTTCTACATCCCCTACAGAGAACTGCTCTACTCTAACTACAAACCAGCCTTCTGAATCACCCTTAGCAGCAATTCCCCTCTATTACCAACAACATGGAGGTAGAGAAAATCGTCCATAAACACTCTCAGGCAGTTTAGTCTTTGCTGTCCAATTAAGCTGAGAAGTGGAGATTTTGttgttaagaaagaaagaaagaaagaaagaaagaaagaaagaaagaaagaaagaaagaaagaaagagagagaaagagagagggaaggagagagagagagagagagaagaaagaaactaatTTTCATTTGCCATTTGTGTGGGAATCACAGCCCTTATTACCCCCCTCGTTGTTCATGATAGTATCTGGCATTTTGCACAAAACTTTGCCCTTAGACAAGATTTCAAAGCATTCTTTTCAGATACaaaacttcccttttttttttctctcattgccTAAATTATTTTTCGACGGGACATTTGTTCACCATCCAGAGGTGATTTCCAAGTTGTTTTAGATGTTGTAGCATGTGGTACCTATGACTCCCCAGAAGTTATGTACCCTAAAGTGGCGTTGAATTGAATGCCTTTCTCTCCTGCACTACCCGAGGGGTCCTTTTCTTATGCTGCCATACCCTAGGGAGTTGACAGTGATACTGATgactgaattattattattattattattattattattattattattcctggCATCCTCGCTTTGATCAGAAAGTTTGTTAATTaaaatttgggatttttttttttaagctgtctATGCAAATAACACACGGCTGCTCTTTTAACATACCTGCTTCACTTAGCTCTTTGAATTATCGCGAGAGGGGGAATATTTGACAGAAGACCTCTAGAAAAAAACCACCACTAATAACAAGCCTTGGAAGTCTGTCCGTGGTCTCCCAGTCTAACAGACACCTACCTTGAAGTGGAACACTTTCTGGAGCGGGGAGGCTTGAGATGGGAGAGAGGATAGTGTGAGAGCTAGACCTCAGAGAGAGGTGCAGGGTCTTCAGCTGCAGCCTGGAAAAGAGAGTCTGCCCTGGACCAGGGTGGAAGAGGGCAAGCTCTCTTGTCCTAAAATCTCCGACCTCCACCACCATCAGAAATTCTGTTGCTGGCACCATCTAGAAAGCTGGGAGATTCAGATGTCCTGGGGCGGGGGGTAGGGGGCGGGGTGGACTTTCGGGGAGCCCCCACTTCTCAGGGCCCTGGCCTCACCGTCACCCTGCAGCATGCCTCTTAGAAAGCCGCCCAGAGGTGAAGGCTGCGGGTCGTGCCCCTTCCGCGGCCTTCCAGCCCCTTGATCCCTAGGGCCCCGGGTCGGGTAGGCTGGCAGGGCCTCGGTGACACACTCCTCCATTCTCGCTTTCCTCCCACCCCGGGCCAGCAGAAGGCACCTTCCCGATGAGCCAGCGCAGCTTCCCCGCCTCCTTCTGGAACAGCGCGTACCAGGCGCCGGTGCCCTCGCCGCTGGCCAGTCCTCTGGCCGCCGCGCACTCGGAGCTGCCCTTCGCCACCGCCGACCCCTACTCCCCAGCCGCGCTGCACGGCCACCTGCACCAGGGCGCGACCGACTGGCACCACGCACACCCGCACCACGCACACCCGCACCCGCACCATCCCTACGCGCTGGGCGGCGCCCTAGGCGCGCAAGGCTCAGCCTACCCGCGGCCAGCGGTGCACGAGGTCTACGCGCCCCACTTCGACCCGCGCTACGGGCCGCTGCTCATGCCCGCGGCCTCGGGCCCGCCCCGGCCGCCTGGCCCCTGCCTCGGCACCAGCTCCCGGCAGCCCGCCCTGCGAGCTCGCTGCCAAGGGCGAGCCGGCGGGTGGCGCGTGGGCTGCGCCCGGGGGACCCTTCGTGAGCCCCGCGGGGGACGTGGCCCAGAGCCTGGGCCTCAGCGTGGACTCAGGTAAGCGGAGGAGGGAGTGCAGTCTCCCCGCAGCCCCTCCAGCACTGTACCCGACTCTGGGCTGAGCCGCAGGCGCCCCGACTTCTCTTGGGAGACTCCCCCACCCTCGCCCCCCAGGACCATGTGGCTGAGAGATTGCATGCCATCATTTGTTTCTACGGGTAGATGTCTCTAGAAAGTAGCACCCTGCTCTCGGCCTGGTTGCTCGGAGGTACAGAGGActctttctgttctttgaatAAAGTTCGGTGGAAAGATT comes from the Onychomys torridus chromosome 19, mOncTor1.1, whole genome shotgun sequence genome and includes:
- the Vgll2 gene encoding LOW QUALITY PROTEIN: transcription cofactor vestigial-like protein 2 (The sequence of the model RefSeq protein was modified relative to this genomic sequence to represent the inferred CDS: deleted 1 base in 1 codon), which gives rise to MSCLDVMYQVYGPPQPYFAAAYTPYHQKLAYYSKMQEAQECNASPSSSASGSSSFSNQTPASVKEEESSPEKERPPEAEYINSRCVLFTYFQGDISSVVDEHFSRALSQPSSYTPSCVSSKAHRSSGPWRAEGTFPMSQRSFPASFWNSAYQAPVPSPLASPLAAAHSELPFATADPYSPAALHGHLHQGATDWHHAHPHHAHPHPHHPYALGGALGAQGSAYPRPAVHEVYAPHFDPRYGPLLMPAASGRPGRLAPASAPAPGSPPCELAAKGEPAGGAWAAPGGPFVSPAGDVAQSLGLSVDSGKRRRECSLPAAPPALYPTLG